In the Sediminibacter sp. Hel_I_10 genome, one interval contains:
- a CDS encoding type IX secretion system membrane protein PorP/SprF — MKKLYIIIVLLAATQVYGQQDPQYTQYMYNMNVINPAYAGSKENLSFGLLYRSQWAGIDGAPKTATFFGHSPIGEKVGLGASIISDEVGPIKETNAYVDFSYTLQLGGEHRIAFGLKAGATFHDIGLAGIDLIDTGDAFFQNINTTTPNIGAGFFYYTDNYYFAASVPNILNSVHLDAEGNKLGSEEAHYFITGGYVFEFTNTKLKPSFLVKSAFGAPTSFDVNLNALFFEKFEIGASYRLDDSFSGLVNFAITPDIRVGYAYDHVSSDIKRYAPASHEFLLLFDLNFPRKVSRSPRYF, encoded by the coding sequence ATGAAAAAACTTTATATCATTATTGTATTGCTAGCAGCAACACAAGTGTATGGTCAACAAGATCCTCAGTATACACAGTACATGTATAATATGAACGTGATCAATCCTGCCTACGCAGGGTCTAAGGAAAACTTATCTTTCGGACTATTATACCGTTCGCAATGGGCTGGAATAGACGGTGCACCAAAGACAGCCACATTTTTTGGTCATTCACCAATTGGTGAAAAGGTAGGTCTTGGAGCTTCCATTATTTCAGATGAAGTTGGGCCAATAAAAGAAACAAATGCATACGTAGATTTTTCTTATACCCTACAATTGGGCGGAGAGCATCGCATTGCCTTTGGTTTAAAAGCAGGAGCAACCTTCCACGATATTGGTCTTGCTGGTATTGATTTAATTGATACTGGAGACGCGTTTTTTCAAAACATCAACACGACTACTCCAAATATAGGTGCTGGATTTTTCTATTATACAGACAACTATTATTTCGCAGCATCTGTTCCTAATATTTTGAATTCGGTCCATCTGGATGCCGAAGGAAACAAATTAGGATCTGAGGAAGCACATTATTTTATTACTGGTGGTTATGTATTTGAATTTACAAACACAAAGCTAAAACCTTCCTTTTTAGTGAAATCAGCGTTTGGAGCACCGACCTCTTTTGATGTCAACTTAAACGCATTGTTCTTTGAGAAATTTGAAATTGGAGCATCTTACAGATTAGACGATTCCTTTTCTGGTTTAGTTAATTTTGCTATTACTCCAGATATTAGAGTTGGATATGCATATGATCACGTATCATCAGATATTAAGAGATATGCTCCTGCATCACACGAATTCTTGTTGTTATTTGATTTGAATTTCCCAAGAAAAGTTTCACGTTCACCAAGATACTTCTAA